GTCGAGAAGAGATGGCGCATCGACGGACGCGGGACGTCGTCCGCCACCGGCTCGGCCGTGGCGTGGCGGTGGGCGGCGAGCCGCTCCTCCGACACCATCACACGGTAGAGCGCGACCAGCACGAAGCCGATGACGGCCATCGCGACGAACGACGCCCGCCAGCCGAGCCGGTCGGCGACGATGCCACCGATCGCGACGCCCAGCACGGCGCCGTACACACCGCCGGCCATGAACGCACCGCTGAGGGCGGAGCGCCGGTGGGCCGGGAAGACGGCGAGCACGACCGCGAGCCCGACGCTGCCGAAGGCGGCCTCGCCGACACCGAGCAGCACTCGCGCGGCCATCAGGTGGCCGTAGCCGGCGGCGACCGCGCACCCGAGGTTGGCCAGGCTCCAGACCAAGCCCATGACCAGGATGCCACGGACCCGGCCGAAGCGATCACCGAGGATCGACAGCGGGACGGCGAGCACGCCGACCGCGATCGCGACGACACCGGTCAGGGTGCCGAACTGGGTGTCGGTCAGGCCCCACTCGGCCTTGAGGAGGGGGAACACGGCCGCCAGCACCTGGCGCGACATGTAGTCGCTCAGCAGCAGGCCGAAGGTCAGCGCGAAGACCACCCACGGGAAGGCCCGGGAGGTCGCGCTCGTCGCGGCAGGAGGACGTTCGGTCGTGATGACAGCCATGATCGTCCCCTTCAGGCGTGGAAGGTGAAGCCGGTCTGGCCCGGCTTGCGGTTGGGGGCGTAGCCGAGCTTCGCGAGCGTCTCGTCGACCGAGCCGTAGGTCTCGCCGAGCTTGTACATCTCACGCGCCTCCTTGCCGGTGGCGACGGGGCGGTCGAGCTCGGCTGCGATGCGGGTGAGCTGTTCGATCTGCTGGACCGAGGTGATCTTCTCCCGGCGGCGGCCCCAGATGGTGTCCTCGTTGCCGACCCGGGTGTGCAGGCCCAGTGCGATCGCGACCGTGCTGACCGGCAGCACGCTACGCATCAGCGTCTCCAGGGTGAGGTTCGCGCCGTCGGGCACCCGGCGGACGAACTCCAGCATGTTGTAGGGGTTCGGGCCGTCGAAGCCGCCGCCGATGCCGACCCAGGTGACGTTGAGCGGGCCCTGGTAGACCCCACGCCGGATCAGGCGCTCGACCGTCTCGAGCTGGGCGATGTTGGCGAGCTGGAAGTGCGGCTGGATGCCGTTGGCGGTCAAGCGGCGCAGGTGCTCGGCGACCCACTCGGGGCCGGCCGGGACCACCATCTCGCGGTAGGCGTCGGCGAGCTCGGGACGCGACAGCGACGTCCCCCGGACGTCGTCGTCGGTCATCAGCTCCATGATGTTCATCTGGTTGGTGTTGATGGCGATGGTGACCTGGTCGGGCGCCGGATCGAGGGTGGCGAGCATGTGCCGGGCCTCGTCCTCGAGCCACTTGGCGTCGGCGCCCTCGCCCTCCGGGGCGAAGGAGATCGAGCCGCCGACCTGCAGGATCATCTCCGGCACCGCCTCGCGCAGCCGGCCGAGCAGCTCGTTGAACTTCGAGAGCCGCTTGGAGCCCTTGCCGTCGAGCTCGCGCACGTGGATGTGCAGCACGGTGGCGCCGGCGTTCCAGCAGTCCACGGCCTGCTGGACGTGCTGGTCCATCGTCAGCGGCAGGTCCTCGGGGAAGTCGGCCGGCTCCCACTCGGGGCCGTAGGGGGCAGCGGTGATGACCAGCGGGTCCTGGTTCTCCGGGAAGAGGGCGTCGTCGTGGAAGTACATGGCGGTTCTCCTGACTGGTGGGTGCGGATGCGTGTTGGGGGGAGGGGGACGGGAGGTGGAGGTCAGAAGGTCCGGTCACCGACGATGCCGGCGCGGTCCATCTTGCGGATGGCCGGCCAGTAGTCCTGGACGGCGTAGTGCTGGGTGTTGCGGTTGTCCCAGATCGCCACGCTGTTGCGGGTCCAGCGCCAGCGCACCTGGTACTCCGGGACCGACGCCTGGCGGACCAGGAAGTTGAGCAGCTCGCTGGCGCCGGGGCTGTAGTCGTGGCCGAAGCGAACCCGCTCGGCGGTGTGGAAGTTCACGAAGTGGGTGGTGAAGGCGTTGACGAACAGGACCTTCTCCCCCGTCTCCGGGTGCGTCCGGACGACCGGGTGCTCGGCGTCGGGGAAGCGCTCCTTGAGCGCGAGCCGCTGTCCCAGCGGCATCGCGGCACCGAAGGTCGACTGGATGCTGTGGCTCGCGCGCAGGTCGGCGATCTGCTCCTTGACCTGCGCGGGCAGCCGCTCGTAGGCCTCGACCATGTTCACCCAGATCGTGTCGCCACCGACCTCGGGCGTCTCCACGCAGCGCAGCACGGAGCCCATCGGCGGGCACTCGCGCCAGGTGGCGTCGCAGTGGAAGGCGTTCTCGTACTGCTCGGCCGGGCTGTCGAGGTCCTTGTAGATCCGGACCAGTCCCGGGTACTGCGGGTCGCTGCCCGCGACCGGGTGGTCCTCGAGCGGCCCGAACCGCTCGGCGAGCGCGACGTGCTCGGCGCGGGTCAGGTCCTGGTCGCGGAAGAACAGGACCTTGTACTGCAGCAGCAGGTCCTTGATCTCGGCGAACAGCTCGGGGTCCCGTGAGGCCCGCGCGAGGCTGAGGTTGCGCAGCTCGGCCCCGATGCTCGCGGTCATCGGCAGGACCTCGATGGATCCGTGCGCCAGGCGGCCGACGGTCGCCTTGCGTTCTGCGGTGATGGTCATGGTGCTGTTCCTCTCTGTGTACGACGACCGGGTCGGTCAGCTCTCGAGCACGAAGACGGACGAGCCGACGCTCCGGCCGGACTCGAGCTCGATGTGCGCGTTGACGGCGTCCTCGAGCGCGTAGCGCTGGTTGATCTCGACGGTGATCCGGCCCGAGCCGACGAGGTCGAAGAGCTCGCCGGCCAGCTCGGCCCGCTCGGCGGGGTCGAGGATGTAGTCGGCGAGGGCCGGGCGGGTGACGAAGAGCGAGCCCTTCATCGCCAGCTGCAGGGCGTCGATGGGCGGGATCGGCCCCGACGCGGTGCCGAAGCAGACCAGCAGCCCGCGGCGGGCCAGCGAGTCGAGCGACTGCTCGTAGGTCGTCGCGCCGATGCTGTCGAAGACGACCGGGACGCCGGCGCCGTCGGTGATCTCACGGACCCGGGCGGCGACGTCCTCGCGGGTGTAGACGATGGTGTGGGCGCACCCGTGGGCGCGGGCGACGGCAGCCTTCTCGTCGGTCGACACCGAGCCGATCACGTGGATGCCGAGCTCGCGGGCCCACTGGCTGAGGATCAGCCCGACGCCACCGGCGGCGGCGTGCAGGAGCACGGTGTCACCGGCCTCGAGGCCCGGCGCGATCCGGCGCAGCAGGTAGGCGGAGGTGAGGCCCCGCATGGTCATCGCGGCCGCGGTCTCGAACGAGATCGTGTCGGGCAGCTTGATGAGCGGGACGGTGTCCATGACCCGCTCGGTGCTGTAGGCACCCAGCGGGCTGCCGGTGTAGGTCACCCGGTCGCCGACGGCGAACTCGCAGACACCGGCGCCGACGGCCTCGATCACACCGGCCGCCTCGACGCCCATGCCGGCGGGCAGCGCGGCCGGGTAGTAGCCGGTGCGGAAGTAGGTGTCGGCGAAGTTGAGGCCGACGGCGTGGTGCCGGACGCGGACCTGGCCGGGGCCGGGCTCGCCGACCTCGATCTCCTCCCACTGGAGGACCTCCGGACCGCCGGTCTGGTGGAAGCGGATGCCCTTGGCCATCGCTGCGTCTCCTTCGTTCGGGAATGTGACGCAGGCAACGCTAGGGACGAGAATCGGCGATTGCTTTACGGATCGGGACAGATGCCTTACCTTTTCGGGACATTCAGGAGAGGCAGGTCACATGCAGCCGGAGGTCCGTGCCGCGTCCCTCCATGGGTACGTCGACTTGGCCACCGGTCTCGGCGCCGACGCCGCGGCGCTGGTGGCCGACGCCGGGCTCGACATCGCGTCCCTCGCGACGCCCGACCGATGGATTCCTGCCGCCGGGGCCGCGCGGCTGCTCGCCACGACGGCGGAGGCCACCGGGCGCGCGGACTTCGGGTTGTTGATGTCGCAGCGGCGTCGCCTCTCGACGCTGGGCCCGCTGTCCGTCGTACTCAGGGAGGAGCCGGACGTCCGCTCCGCCCTCGGGCTGCTCCTGCGCTACGAGCGCAGCTACAACGAGGCGCTGCACCTGGAGGTCGCCGAGGCGGGTGGCCTGGCGACCATCCGGCTGCGCTTCGACGCCGGGCAGCCGGTCCCGACCGAGCAGACCCTCGACCTCGCCACCGCCGCGGTCGTGGGCATCCTGCGCACCTTCCTCGGCGACGACTGGCAGCCGCTGTCGACCTGCTTCGCGCACCCCGCGCCCGCGGACCTCACCACGCACCTCGGGCTCTTCGGCGAGCGGCTCCGCTTCGACCACGAGTTCGCCGGGTTGGTGGTCGGCTCCGCGGACCTCGACCGTCCCAACGCCTCGTCGGACCCGGCCCTGCGCCCCTATACCCAGCAACTGCTGTCGACGCTGCCGTCGGCGCGCGCCGAGTCAGCCGTCGACCAGGTCCGCGAGCTCGTCGAGCTGCTGCTCCCGATGGGCCGGGCCTCCGTCGATCAGGTCGCTCGCAGCCTGGGCGTCGACCGTCGTACCCTCCACCGGCACCTGGCCGGCCACGGCGAGACCTACACGTCCGTGCTGCACGCCGTGCGGCGCCGGCTCGCGGAGCGCTACCTCGCGCAGGGGCGCCAGTCACTCACCGACATCTCGGGCCTGCTCGGGTTCACGGCCCCGAGTTCCTTCTCGCGCTGGTTCCGTGAGCAGTACGGCGTCGCGCCGCGCGACTGGGCGGGCTGAGGGCCGAAGGTCCCCCGTGCCGGGGCCCGTGGCCCGTGCCGCAGCCCGCCGGGCCGTCCTAGCGTGACGGCCATGCCCGAGTCGTCGCCCACGCGTCGCACGCACCCCGGCGTCGAGCGCTACTTCGCCCAGCGGTCGGAGGACTGGCAGGCGCGTCTCGCCGACGCCATCACCGCGTTCGCCGGGTCCATGCCCTTCGTGTGGCTCCACGCGGGCGCGTTCCTGCTCTGGATGCTCGTGGCCGAGCGGACCCCGTGGCCGACGCTGACCCTCGTCGTGTCGCTGGAGGCGATCTTCCTGTCGACCTTCGTGATGATCGGCCAGAACCGTCAGGCGGAGGTGCAGCGGGCGAAGGCCGACCACGACTTCGTGGAGCAGGAGCTGGAGCTCAAGGACAACACCGAGCTGACCCGCGAGATCCACCGGCTGATCGCGGAGCTGCACCGGAGGGTGGTGCTGGAGGAGACCAGCCTGGTCGACCAGGGTTCAGCCGCGTGGCACGTCCCAGACCAGTGAGGTTCCCTTGCCGGGCGCGGACTCGACGACGAGCCTCCCCCCACGCTTCTCGGCACGGGTGCGGATGTTGGCCAGCCCGCTCTCGGCGACCGAGCCGTCCATGCCGCGGCCGTCGTCACGCACCGTGAGCACGATCC
Above is a genomic segment from Nocardioides aromaticivorans containing:
- a CDS encoding MFS transporter, translating into MAVITTERPPAATSATSRAFPWVVFALTFGLLLSDYMSRQVLAAVFPLLKAEWGLTDTQFGTLTGVVAIAVGVLAVPLSILGDRFGRVRGILVMGLVWSLANLGCAVAAGYGHLMAARVLLGVGEAAFGSVGLAVVLAVFPAHRRSALSGAFMAGGVYGAVLGVAIGGIVADRLGWRASFVAMAVIGFVLVALYRVMVSEERLAAHRHATAEPVADDVPRPSMRHLFSTPAVLLAYLASGVQLFVAGSLYGWLPTYLHRSYGLSIEKAAVAAAGFFLVMGTGMIVCGALTDRLCRTLPIRKWTTSIGYAAVTLVALWLAFRQDTGAAQLALIGVGSFFCAGTAGPATAMVANLTPEPIRATAFGTLTLANNLLGLAAGPIVMGILADRVGLSSAFTALPVAGAIAIVLLVAGRASYPSSLARVQAIEVVR
- a CDS encoding 3-keto-5-aminohexanoate cleavage protein, encoding MYFHDDALFPENQDPLVITAAPYGPEWEPADFPEDLPLTMDQHVQQAVDCWNAGATVLHIHVRELDGKGSKRLSKFNELLGRLREAVPEMILQVGGSISFAPEGEGADAKWLEDEARHMLATLDPAPDQVTIAINTNQMNIMELMTDDDVRGTSLSRPELADAYREMVVPAGPEWVAEHLRRLTANGIQPHFQLANIAQLETVERLIRRGVYQGPLNVTWVGIGGGFDGPNPYNMLEFVRRVPDGANLTLETLMRSVLPVSTVAIALGLHTRVGNEDTIWGRRREKITSVQQIEQLTRIAAELDRPVATGKEAREMYKLGETYGSVDETLAKLGYAPNRKPGQTGFTFHA
- a CDS encoding TauD/TfdA dioxygenase family protein, with translation MTITAERKATVGRLAHGSIEVLPMTASIGAELRNLSLARASRDPELFAEIKDLLLQYKVLFFRDQDLTRAEHVALAERFGPLEDHPVAGSDPQYPGLVRIYKDLDSPAEQYENAFHCDATWRECPPMGSVLRCVETPEVGGDTIWVNMVEAYERLPAQVKEQIADLRASHSIQSTFGAAMPLGQRLALKERFPDAEHPVVRTHPETGEKVLFVNAFTTHFVNFHTAERVRFGHDYSPGASELLNFLVRQASVPEYQVRWRWTRNSVAIWDNRNTQHYAVQDYWPAIRKMDRAGIVGDRTF
- a CDS encoding quinone oxidoreductase family protein, giving the protein MAKGIRFHQTGGPEVLQWEEIEVGEPGPGQVRVRHHAVGLNFADTYFRTGYYPAALPAGMGVEAAGVIEAVGAGVCEFAVGDRVTYTGSPLGAYSTERVMDTVPLIKLPDTISFETAAAMTMRGLTSAYLLRRIAPGLEAGDTVLLHAAAGGVGLILSQWARELGIHVIGSVSTDEKAAVARAHGCAHTIVYTREDVAARVREITDGAGVPVVFDSIGATTYEQSLDSLARRGLLVCFGTASGPIPPIDALQLAMKGSLFVTRPALADYILDPAERAELAGELFDLVGSGRITVEINQRYALEDAVNAHIELESGRSVGSSVFVLES
- a CDS encoding AraC family transcriptional regulator, with the translated sequence MQPEVRAASLHGYVDLATGLGADAAALVADAGLDIASLATPDRWIPAAGAARLLATTAEATGRADFGLLMSQRRRLSTLGPLSVVLREEPDVRSALGLLLRYERSYNEALHLEVAEAGGLATIRLRFDAGQPVPTEQTLDLATAAVVGILRTFLGDDWQPLSTCFAHPAPADLTTHLGLFGERLRFDHEFAGLVVGSADLDRPNASSDPALRPYTQQLLSTLPSARAESAVDQVRELVELLLPMGRASVDQVARSLGVDRRTLHRHLAGHGETYTSVLHAVRRRLAERYLAQGRQSLTDISGLLGFTAPSSFSRWFREQYGVAPRDWAG
- a CDS encoding DUF1003 domain-containing protein: MPESSPTRRTHPGVERYFAQRSEDWQARLADAITAFAGSMPFVWLHAGAFLLWMLVAERTPWPTLTLVVSLEAIFLSTFVMIGQNRQAEVQRAKADHDFVEQELELKDNTELTREIHRLIAELHRRVVLEETSLVDQGSAAWHVPDQ